One genomic window of Aulosira sp. FACHB-615 includes the following:
- a CDS encoding metal-binding protein: MPSGRTHDRITLWALPLVAGVAFWQTRSSSVTLLVAGGFMFGGLMFGPDLDIYSRQYQRWGYLRWIWLPYQKSLRHRSFLSHGPIIGTTLRVIYLSCLLAIAALIILVIFEKLGNTKFNWSALGENIQKSLLGYGTEYLALFLGLELGAMSHSLSDWCGSAYKRMQKQGISGLLPTSKVKKRKVSRRVRPSKPGSSTKRQK, translated from the coding sequence ATGCCCTCTGGTCGAACGCACGATCGCATTACTCTGTGGGCTTTGCCGTTGGTGGCGGGTGTGGCTTTTTGGCAGACCCGCAGTAGCAGCGTGACCTTGCTGGTGGCTGGTGGGTTTATGTTTGGCGGCTTGATGTTTGGCCCTGACTTAGATATTTACTCTCGGCAATATCAACGCTGGGGTTATTTGCGCTGGATTTGGCTACCTTATCAAAAAAGCCTGCGTCATCGTTCTTTTTTATCGCATGGGCCGATTATTGGGACGACACTGCGAGTCATTTATCTTTCCTGCTTGTTAGCGATCGCAGCATTGATAATTTTGGTAATTTTTGAAAAACTGGGAAACACAAAATTTAACTGGTCAGCTTTGGGTGAAAATATTCAAAAATCGCTACTTGGCTATGGTACAGAATATCTTGCCCTGTTTCTTGGCTTAGAACTCGGCGCGATGAGTCATTCTTTGAGTGATTGGTGTGGTTCTGCATATAAGCGAATGCAAAAGCAGGGGATTAGCGGTTTACTCCCTACCAGCAAAGTCAAAAAGCGCAAAGTATCACGCCGTGTTCGTCCGTCGAAACCTGGAAGTAGTACAAAAAGGCAAAAGTAA
- a CDS encoding GerMN domain-containing protein — MKTQRNYLAYRGEAIAASTLVILALFGGTTWWSRQITNPTTQANNSAVIIASKSAPAVAAIQPQTYWLKFDNNQIHLVPQPVEVKAGLTSEAALKLAFTHLLTTPKTADLSTTIPPGTKLLDLRVTQAGIYVNLSSEFSQGGGSTSMAYRLAQVVYTATSIDPTAKVFVSVAGKPIDIAHPLGGEGLILRQPITRRQFAEDFTIS, encoded by the coding sequence ATGAAAACCCAACGCAACTATTTAGCATATAGAGGAGAAGCGATCGCTGCTTCGACGCTAGTTATCTTGGCACTATTTGGAGGAACTACTTGGTGGAGTCGGCAAATCACCAATCCTACAACCCAAGCCAATAATTCAGCAGTAATTATTGCCTCAAAATCTGCACCAGCAGTAGCAGCAATACAACCGCAAACTTACTGGTTAAAATTTGACAACAACCAAATTCATCTAGTACCTCAACCTGTAGAAGTAAAAGCCGGACTAACCTCAGAAGCAGCTTTAAAATTAGCTTTCACTCATCTATTAACAACTCCTAAAACTGCTGACTTAAGTACCACAATTCCCCCAGGTACAAAATTATTAGATTTACGAGTGACTCAAGCTGGAATTTATGTCAATCTCTCGTCAGAGTTTAGTCAAGGTGGTGGTAGTACTTCAATGGCTTATCGTTTAGCACAGGTTGTCTATACTGCTACTAGTATTGACCCAACAGCTAAAGTTTTTGTCTCGGTTGCAGGCAAACCAATCGATATAGCTCATCCACTTGGTGGTGAAGGGTTAATTTTGCGACAACCAATTACAAGGCGACAATTTGCCGAAGATTTTACGATTTCTTGA
- a CDS encoding beta-lactamase hydrolase domain-containing protein, translated as MITVRKINDELAIAGQITLDQLKQLAEEGYQSVINLRSPDETSSLDNEKEKVELLGLQYINFPTNLGEINHQAALDIFQVINKSPKPTLIHCDDSIRSAAIVLLYIATKQGITFEKALQQTINLGLISSHC; from the coding sequence ATGATTACTGTTAGGAAAATTAACGATGAATTAGCGATCGCAGGACAAATTACCTTAGATCAGTTAAAGCAATTAGCTGAGGAGGGCTACCAGTCTGTAATTAATTTGCGATCGCCCGATGAAACCAGCTCACTAGACAACGAAAAAGAAAAAGTTGAGTTGTTAGGATTACAGTATATTAATTTTCCTACTAATCTTGGAGAAATTAATCATCAAGCAGCACTTGATATCTTTCAAGTAATCAACAAATCGCCAAAACCAACTTTAATTCATTGTGATGATTCCATCCGTTCAGCAGCAATAGTACTTTTATATATTGCTACTAAACAAGGAATCACTTTTGAAAAAGCTCTCCAACAAACTATCAATTTAGGCTTAATTTCGTCTCACTGTTGA
- the frr gene encoding ribosome recycling factor encodes MKLAEAESTMQKTVEATQRAFNTIRTGRANASLLDKVTVDYYGSPTPLKSLANISTPDATTILIQPYDKSSLNTVEKAISLSDVGLTPSNDGSVIRLNIPPLTSDRRKELVKIAAKYAEEGRVAIRNIRRDAIDAIRKQEKASEISEDEAKDQQDKLQKLTDKYTAKISELLAEKEKDISTV; translated from the coding sequence GTGAAATTAGCTGAAGCTGAGAGTACGATGCAAAAAACTGTTGAGGCAACTCAACGGGCATTTAATACAATTCGCACTGGTCGCGCCAATGCCAGTTTATTAGATAAAGTGACGGTGGATTATTACGGTTCACCAACACCCTTAAAATCCCTGGCGAATATTAGCACGCCAGATGCAACAACAATTCTGATTCAGCCTTACGATAAAAGCAGTTTGAACACTGTTGAGAAAGCAATTTCCCTTTCGGATGTGGGCTTAACACCCAGTAACGATGGTTCTGTGATTCGGCTAAATATTCCGCCGTTAACTAGCGATCGCCGTAAAGAACTGGTTAAAATTGCTGCTAAGTATGCTGAAGAAGGTCGTGTAGCGATTCGGAACATCCGCCGTGATGCGATCGATGCAATTCGGAAGCAGGAAAAAGCTTCAGAAATTTCTGAGGATGAAGCTAAAGACCAACAAGATAAACTGCAAAAACTCACAGACAAATACACTGCTAAAATCAGCGAATTGTTAGCAGAAAAAGAAAAAGACATCTCAACTGTCTAA
- the pyrH gene encoding UMP kinase, with protein MGTNYRRVLLKLSGEALMGNMGYGIDPEVVKEIAQEVAEVIATGVQIAIVVGGGNIFRGVKAASAGMDRATADYIGMIATVMNAMTLQDSLERIGVQTRVQTAIAMQELAEPYIRRRAIRHLEKGRVVIFGAGSGNPFFTTDTAAALRAAEIDAEAIFKATKVDGIYDADPQIHPNAKRFTSLTYAHVLTHDLRVMDSTAIALCKENNIPILVFDLTVRGNIRRAVMGESIGTLVGGSCEIS; from the coding sequence ATGGGAACGAATTACCGACGGGTTTTACTCAAACTAAGCGGTGAAGCCTTAATGGGCAACATGGGCTATGGTATTGATCCAGAAGTGGTCAAAGAGATAGCACAAGAAGTAGCAGAGGTGATAGCCACTGGCGTTCAAATCGCCATAGTCGTTGGCGGCGGCAATATTTTTCGTGGCGTAAAAGCGGCATCGGCGGGGATGGATAGGGCAACGGCTGACTACATCGGTATGATTGCCACGGTAATGAATGCCATGACGCTACAAGATTCGCTAGAACGAATAGGTGTACAGACGCGCGTACAAACTGCGATCGCCATGCAAGAGTTAGCAGAACCTTATATTCGTCGTCGCGCCATCCGTCATCTTGAAAAAGGGCGGGTGGTAATTTTTGGTGCTGGTTCGGGAAATCCCTTCTTTACCACTGACACGGCTGCGGCATTGAGAGCCGCAGAAATTGATGCAGAAGCGATTTTTAAAGCCACCAAAGTGGATGGAATATATGATGCTGACCCCCAAATACATCCTAATGCCAAACGTTTTACTAGCCTGACTTATGCACACGTTTTGACACATGATTTGCGGGTAATGGACAGTACTGCGATTGCCTTGTGTAAAGAAAACAACATCCCAATTCTGGTATTTGACTTAACGGTGCGAGGTAACATCCGCCGCGCAGTCATGGGAGAATCAATCGGCACCCTTGTGGGAGGTTCTTGTGAAATTAGCTGA
- a CDS encoding thioredoxin family protein: protein MTILETIYTPVGGYAPDFELPGTDEKVHHLSRYLDKFQAVGVVFMCNYCPYVSLYLDKLKKIQREFAASGFTLIGMNGCDTHNYPTESFEQMKAFAERHRLNFPYLWDSTQDVTRSFGAITTPMAFLIDSHGMVRYKGKIDSDPQAPSSFREDYLRNAIAALFKNQAINPQETEPAGTTLIWRN from the coding sequence ATGACAATACTAGAAACAATTTATACTCCTGTTGGGGGTTATGCCCCGGATTTTGAACTGCCTGGAACTGACGAAAAAGTGCATCACCTCAGCCGTTATTTAGACAAATTTCAGGCGGTTGGCGTTGTTTTTATGTGCAACTACTGTCCTTATGTCAGTCTATATTTAGACAAGCTCAAAAAAATTCAAAGGGAATTTGCCGCCAGTGGCTTTACCCTGATTGGGATGAACGGCTGTGATACTCATAATTACCCGACAGAAAGCTTTGAACAAATGAAAGCTTTTGCCGAACGTCACCGTCTAAATTTTCCTTACCTGTGGGATTCGACTCAAGATGTTACCCGGAGTTTTGGCGCGATTACAACGCCGATGGCTTTTTTAATCGATAGTCATGGGATGGTGCGTTATAAAGGGAAAATTGACAGTGATCCGCAAGCACCGTCATCTTTTAGAGAAGATTATTTGCGAAATGCGATCGCTGCTTTATTTAAAAATCAAGCAATTAACCCCCAAGAAACAGAACCGGCAGGAACTACATTGATTTGGCGCAACTAG
- a CDS encoding alpha/beta fold hydrolase codes for MKTSTTTFTAKTWTWQGFPICYQTQGTTGPAVILVHGFGASGWHWRKNIPVLAQTCRVYAIDLLGFGASAKPQPGETIAYTLEMWGQQVADFCREVVGEPAFLVGNSIGCIVAMQAAVSSPDIALGVALINCSLRLLHDRKRATLPWTRRVGAPILQRVLSIKPIGQFFFNQVAKPKTVRKILLQAYINAETVTDELVDILTAPAKDPGAVAVFLAFTSYSTGPLPEDLLPLLTCPTIILWGTADPWEPVNLGRDLANYPSVEKFIPLEGVGHCPQDEAPELVNPILQNWIEERSQILKSN; via the coding sequence ATGAAGACTTCGACAACGACTTTTACCGCAAAAACTTGGACATGGCAGGGCTTCCCAATTTGCTACCAAACTCAAGGCACAACCGGGCCTGCCGTTATTTTAGTGCATGGCTTTGGCGCTTCTGGATGGCATTGGCGTAAAAACATACCAGTATTAGCCCAAACTTGTCGGGTTTATGCCATAGATTTGCTTGGCTTCGGTGCTTCAGCCAAACCTCAGCCGGGTGAAACAATTGCCTACACCTTAGAAATGTGGGGACAGCAAGTAGCAGACTTTTGTCGGGAAGTGGTAGGTGAACCAGCTTTTTTAGTGGGAAATTCCATTGGCTGCATTGTAGCGATGCAAGCCGCAGTTAGTTCGCCGGATATTGCCTTGGGAGTAGCATTAATTAACTGTTCCTTGCGATTATTACACGATCGCAAACGCGCCACCTTACCTTGGACTCGGCGTGTAGGTGCGCCAATTTTACAAAGGGTATTATCTATTAAACCAATTGGGCAATTCTTTTTTAATCAAGTCGCCAAACCCAAAACCGTGCGAAAAATCTTGCTGCAAGCTTATATCAATGCAGAGACAGTCACAGATGAATTAGTCGATATTCTCACCGCGCCAGCCAAAGATCCTGGTGCTGTGGCGGTGTTTTTGGCATTTACCTCATACTCCACAGGGCCGTTACCAGAAGACTTACTGCCATTATTAACTTGTCCAACAATTATTTTATGGGGAACCGCCGACCCTTGGGAACCAGTAAATTTAGGTCGAGATTTAGCTAACTACCCGTCAGTAGAAAAATTCATTCCCTTAGAAGGAGTAGGACATTGCCCCCAAGATGAAGCACCAGAGTTAGTCAACCCAATTTTACAAAATTGGATAGAAGAGCGATCGCAGATTTTAAAATCTAACTAA
- a CDS encoding clan AA aspartic protease, producing MISGIVTDRHATVALTFLLQNGSSIAIEFVIDTGFTGELCLPSEAVSLMGLTFRHDTSANLADNAEVLLPIYEATVLCNGEEREVLVIATGRRPLLGTALLDDQELVIQFTEGRLVTIDEL from the coding sequence GTGATTTCTGGAATTGTGACAGATAGACACGCCACTGTCGCACTGACCTTTCTGCTTCAGAATGGTTCAAGCATAGCGATTGAGTTTGTCATCGATACAGGTTTCACTGGGGAACTCTGTCTTCCTTCGGAAGCGGTTTCATTGATGGGTTTAACATTTAGACACGATACCTCTGCAAATTTGGCAGATAACGCTGAAGTTTTGCTTCCAATTTATGAGGCAACTGTCCTTTGCAATGGTGAAGAACGAGAAGTACTTGTCATAGCTACAGGAAGACGACCTTTGCTTGGAACTGCACTGCTGGATGACCAGGAGCTAGTGATTCAGTTTACAGAAGGCAGGTTGGTGACAATTGATGAATTATAA